The Streptomyces sp. NBC_00459 DNA segment CTGTCGGTGTCGTCGGCGTAGTGGTTGGTCGCCGTCGTACCGCTCGTCCAGGTGGTGCCGCCGTCCGTGCTGGTGGCGTTGGCGGTGACCGCCTGCCGGTGCGCCGCGTCCAGGGCCCAGGTCTGCTTGGCAGTGCCGGTCGCCTCGCTGCGGGCCAGGTCGTCGGTGTAGTAGGTGAGTGTCGCGTCGGGGGTGGTCAGGGTGCGGCCGTACGCGTCGTACGTGTAGCCGGTGTCCGTGACGCGGTCCGCGCTGTCGTAGGTGTGGGTCGCGGTCGTGGTCGTCGTGGTGGTCGTGTCGGCGCAGTCCGCCGTGCTTGTGTCCGTCGTCAGCTTCGTACGGTCCCAGCTGGTGGCCGACGCGAAGGTATAGGCACGGGTGGTGCAGGTCGCACCGGTGTCGTCCTGCGCCTCGGTCAGGCGGCCCGCCCCGTCGTAGGTGTAGGCGGTGCTGGTGGACGCGCCGTTGTTCTCGGCGTGGCCGGACTCCATGCCCAGGATCGTGTAGTCGGCCTGGTCGTCGAGGACGGTGGTGCCGGCCGAGTCGGTGTAGGTGCGGCCGGTCGGGGAGCCGATGGTGTCGTAGGTCTGGGTCAGGGTGTAGCCGCCGGGCAGGGTCTCGGCGGTCAGGTCGCCGTCGGCGTCGTAGGCGGTGGCCGTGAAGGTGCCCGCCGCCGAGTCGGTGACCTTCGCCGGGTAGCCCGTCGTGCTGTCGTAGGTGTACGTCGTGGTGGACGGCACGGAGTCGGTGACGGTCACCGGGCGGTTCAGGCTGTCGTACGCCGTCGTCGTGGTGTTGCCGGAGCCGTCGGCGTAGGAGATCTGGCGGCCGAGGCTGTCGTAGGCGTGGGTGATCGTCTGGGAGTTGGCGGTCTGGGTGGCGAGCAGACCGGTGGACGGGTCGTAGGCGTACGTGGTGTCGGGGGTGCCGGTGCCCTGGCCGCCGCTGATGACCTTCTTCGTGACGCGGCCGGCCGCGTCACGGCTGAAGGTGGTGGTGCGGGTCGAGCCGTTCGCGGTCTCCGTGAGGGTGTCGGGCTCGCCGAGTCGGTCGTACGTGTAGGCCTTGGTGACCAGCTCCGACGGGTTGGAGCCGCCGCCGGTGACGGCCGCGCCCGGGGCGACACGACAGGTGAGGCCGGCCCACTCGGGGCGGCCCTGGCAGGTGCCGGAGCCGGTCGCGGACCAGTAGGTGGTGACCGTCCGTGTGGTGGCGTTCTTGTCAGCGCCCGTGCTGGTGAGCAGGTTGCCGTCGCTGTCGTAGGTGTAGGCGGTGGTCAGGGCGAGTCCGGACGGGTCCGTGACACCGGTCAGTGGCAGGCCTGTCGTCCAGTCGTAGGTGCTGGTGTCCTTGGTCGTGTCGCCGTCGGCCGGGTAACCGGTGACGGCCGCGCCCACGGTGGTCGACGTCAGCAGGCCGGAGACGGTGGCGCCGCTCGGGCGGCCCTCGTCGTAGGCGTACGCCGTGTGCGCACGGGCCGGCACCTCGGTTCCTGCGGCCAGGTCGGCGTCGCTGGTACCGCCGGGCAGGGTGTGCTGGAGCGTGACGGTGTGCAGGGGGTCGTAGACGTCCGAGAGCAGCGTGGCGCCGCCGGTGCCGGTCGTGTACTGGGAGACGGTGGACAGCAGGTCGGCAGCCTGGGCGGGGCTGCCGGCCCCCGCGATCGCACCCGCGAGGATCGGGTCCCGGCTGGTGGTCGAGCCGAGGGCCAACTCCCGGTTTCCGGCGGTCAGTTCACGGGTGACGTCGCCGTCGCTGTCGTACTCCGTGGTCGCGAGATGTCCGCCCGGCACCGCGGTGTTGACCTCGCGGCCGTTGGCGTCGAGGTAGGAGATCGCCGCCGTGGTGTAGGCGCCGGAGCCGAGCGTGCTGCCGTCGTGCGAGGACGGCGTGGTGGCGGAGGCGGGGAAGACCGCCGCGCCGTAGACGGGGTTGTCGTGCTGGCCCCAGGTGGCGGTGGTGGCCGGGGCGAGCTGGTTCGGCGCGGACGTTCCGGAGACCGGGACGTCGTAGACGACGCTGGTGGTGGCGGTGCCGTCGGTGACGGAGGCGCTGCCCGCCTTCAGGGTCGGGCGGGACGCGGTCAGCAGCATGCCGTCGCCCGCGTCGCCGTTGGTGCCGACCTTGTCGTAGGTGAACGTCCAGGGCAGCTCGCCCGGATCGGTCTCAGTGGCCACGCGGCCCGCGCTGTCGTAGGTGTACGCCGTCTTCAGCGGGGTGCTCAGGCGTGGGTCCCAGGCCTCACGGAGGCGGCCCGAGGTGTCGTACGCGTACTGGGCGACGGGGGTCGCGGTCGCGGCCGAACCGCCGGGGGCCGTTGCCCACAGCTTGATCTGGCTGACCTGGCCCGCATAGTCACCGAGCGCCGAGGACGTCGCCGTGGTGCCGGAGGCGTAGACGAACTCCAGGACACGGCAGTCGGCCGTGGACGGGGCGGACGCACAGGTCGTGGCGGACACCGCGCTGGTGGGCGCGATGACGTACTGCGGCTCGGCGAGCACCTCGCCGTCGGCGAGATGGACCGCGCGGGACGCCACGGTCGTGGTGTTCGCGCCGGAGTTGCTCACGGCGTACGAGGTGGCCGCCTGCCAGGTGGGCGCGGTGCCCGCCACCTTGCTGAAGGTGGTGACGCTGCCTCCGGTGTCCTTCAGCGTGTAGGTGTCGCCGGCGAGGGTCAGGGTGAGGTTCTCGGCGCCCGGCTCGGGGGTCCAGGCACCGGACGAGGACAAGGTGAAGCCGGTCTGGCCGCCGGTGGCGTCCATGACGGCGACCGAGGTGGTCGACGTCGGCCGCACATACGTCCAGTCGGACGTCGACGCGGTGATCCCCGACGTCCAGTTGGGGCCGAAGACGGCGACCTGGCCGCTCTGGCCCGCCCCCGCCAGCGGATCGCGGGAGGAGAAGGTACGGGTGATCGCCGCGCCGAACGCGCCGACGTCCGTCGCGTCGAGGCCGAAGTCGCCGGTGAGCAGGTTGACGGAGCCCGGACCGACCGCGCTGCTGGGCGCGTTGTCGGCCTTGCGGTCGATGGTGACCGTGGCCGGGTCGGTGCCGTAGGTGTTCGTGCCGTCCGTGAACAGCGCCCGCACCTGCACCGGGCCGTCGTCGGAGAGCTGGCTCGTCGCCGCCCAGGTGAGGTCGGCGGGGTTGGCGGAGGAGGCGAAGGAGACCGGCCAGGAGGACACGGCCGATCCGTCCTTGGTCACGTCGGCGACGGGGATGGGCTGCCAGCCGACACTGTCACCGATCCGGAACTGGTACGTCACCCCGGTGAAGGCCCCGGACTGCGTGGCCGACAGGGTCACGTCGTCGTCCGTGGTGTCACCGGTGACGGGGGTGACGAGACCGGCCCTGCCCACACCGAACGCGTAGGAGGTGGTGGAGGTGGAGACGTTGCCGCCCGAGTCGATCGTCCGGGCGTACAGGGTGTGCCAGCCGTTGGCCGGGGTGATGTGGACGGTCAGCGGGTCCCCGCCGTTGCCGTCGGCCGTGTCGAACACCTTGTTGGGGACAGCCGAGTCGTCCAGTCCCCACGCGTAGCCCTGCCCGTCGCTGGAGGAGGTGTCGAGCGTGCAGGTGGCGCCGCTGTCGGACTTGTCCGTCCAGACACCGGAGGGGTACGCGTCGCAGGAGACGGTGGGTACGGCGGGCTTGGCGACGTTCGGCACGAAGTACACGTACGACGACCAGGAACCGTAGTCCGTGCCGTCGTAGCCGCGCACCCTCAACCGCAGGTGGGCGGCGGCCAGTTGACTCGCGCTCGGAATGGTCAGCGTGGCCGTGCCGCCGGACGACACGGAGGACGAGGTGGCGGTGTACGAGTAGGTGGTGTCGGCGTAGGCCGGGTCGTTGGTGATCTCGAACTGCGCCTTGACCGTGGAGCCGTCGGCGTCCGAGACCTTCGCGGACAGGGTCGGCGTGTAGGTCGTCACGTACCGCTTGCCGCTGTACGCGTTGACGGCGGACGGCGACACGGCAGCCGAAGTCGGCTTCGTCGGGTACGAGTTGTAGGTCACGACCAGTTGGGGGGCGTACCCGGAGGTGGTGTAGTTCGCCGACCGGAAGCGGCGCCAGGTCGTCGGGTCGGTCTCGTCGGCGCTGCGCAGCTGGACTCCGTAGTTGGCGGAGCCGTCCGCCCAGGCCTGCACGATGGGCTGCATGTTCCAGCTCGACCACGCCGCCGGGCAGGAGGAGGAGTACCCCCAGTGGCCGGTGTTGGTCGCCACGCCCGTCGTGGTCGTGGTCGGCTGTGCGGACCAGGTGACCGAGGACGAGGACCAGGAGGACGTGATCCGGCGGGCCTGCGTCGCGGCGCCGGACGTCGAACACGTCGACGAGTAGTAGTTGTAGAGCTTCATCGTCGCCGACGTGATGTCCGTCCCGGCGAACTTCGACACATCGAACTTCAGATAGGCGCGGGCGACATCACTGCCGCTGTCGTACGTGCCCGACTTGAGCTCCTGCGACGAGACCTGGGAGTCCGTGTAGTCCGGCGTCTGCACCCAGGTGTCGGTCGTCACCGCGAGCGTGGTGGTCGGGTCGACGGTGACGGGGTAGGTCGCCGTGTCGAGGAAGTGGGCGTCAGGGGTCAGGACGAGCGTCTGCGTGCCGTCGTCGGCCGTCTCGACCTTCGTCGTGACCTGCTCCTGGTGCGCGGACTCGCCCGAGGCGGGGTCCTTGGAGGAGTCCCACATCATCGGGGCGGGGGCCTCGGCCACCAGTTTGCCGCCGGAGTCCTTCAGCAGCAGATGTCCCGAGCCGGCCTGGGCCAGCGTCAGGCCCTTGAGGTGCAGCGGGATCCGGTAGCTGACCGACCTGTCGGACGGCCGGCTGCCCAGCGTGACGTTCTCCGAGAAGCCCTGCGCCAGGGCGGTCGCTGTCAGGGTCTGACCTTCGCCCAGGTCGTACGAGGCGGTCGCGTCCTTCACGGTGGGGGTGGGGAGCTTGTCCGTCCAGCCGACGCCGAAGGATCTGCCACCTTTGGTGACCGAGGCGAGGTCGGTGTCCCCACCGTCCGACACCGCGATGTCCGCGGCGGCCACCTGCGGCTCCAGATCGGCTCCGGTGTCGGCGAGGCTGGTGTCGATGTCGTGCCAGGCGCCGTCCTCCTGCACACGGATCGGGCCCGCGTAGGCCTCGGTCCGCATGCTGCCGTCCGGCAGCGCGTACGTCGTCGAGTCGGTCGTACGTTCCGACAGGACCTCGATCTTCCGGTTCTGCAGCCGCGCCGTCAGCTGGGCCGAGGTGGCGTCCTTCGCCTCTGCCGCGCCGTACCGCGCCTTGGCCGGCCGGTCGGCCGCGGCGGACGCGGACGTCGCGGCGCCGGCCTTCGCGGTCCCGCTGCCCGGCAGGGCCACGGCCGTGCCGCTGCCCGAGAGCGTCAACGCCGCCTCGGCGACCAGTGCGGCGGCGGCCAGGATGCCTATCGCACGTCTGCTGGAACCGGGTCTCGCGAATCCGCCCCATCTGCTGGGTCTGCCGGATCGTGACTTGCTGCGCACGGATGTCCCCCGCGATCTCTCTGCCGATGATGCTTGTGCCGTACCCGACGCATGCGACGCGCCAGGAGCAGGAGATCTTTACATCGCCCTCACAACGGACCTGGGCGGTGACTGTGCGCATCTTCAAGTTCAGGTATCGACATCGAAAAGAAGCCGCCTAGGGATACGGGACTGAAAACGTTTCAGGCATCCAACAAAACCTGACATTCACTGACATCTAAGCCACTACCACCTCGCCAACCAGGGCGTTTCGCCCTAGCTCCAACGGCTCATTCTTGATCGACGCTTTACGGAAATTGGTCTTAAGCAGGCAAGAAATGGACAGCTGGTTTCCAGACATAAAATCTCACACAGCGTCAGAACCGGACGGGTTCGGCCCACATGGATCGAGCAAATCGATCTGAGCTACGGCAACTTGGGCACGGCGCCCCGATGGGCCGGGCGGGCCGGGCGCGGAACCCGCTGCCCCCGCGGGCGCGTCCCTCGCAGACATGGGACAACGCGCACAGGCCTCCGCGGGATGTCTGACCGTCACCCTCGGGGTGTGCGCCGGGCTCACTGTGTGGGTCGTCCGGGCGCAGGGGCGGGTCCGGCGCTTCGAGCGGGGCCCCGACTGGAGTGTCTTCTACGCCGAGTTGCCGTTGCTGTTCCTCGCCGGCATCGCCGCAGGCCTGGGCGGCTGGGCCGCCGTGCAGGGACTCGGGGCGCGGCGCAGGTCCCGACACCGGTCCCGACACCGGTCCCGGCTCTGAGGTCGGTTCTGGGATCGGTTCGACGGTCGGCTCAGACCTCGACCCTCAGCCCCTCCAGCCCCCTGATCACGAAGTTCGGCTTCCGCACCGGCTCCGCCGCCAACCCCAGCCCCGGCGCCCCCTCCAGCAGCGCCCCCATCGACGCCGCCAGCTCGATCCGCGCCAGCGGAGCCCCGATGCAGTAGTGGATGCCCGCGCTGAACGAGATGTGCGGGTTCTCCGTCCGCGTCAGGTCCAGGCGGCCCGGGTCGGCGAAGACGGCCGGGTCGTGGTTGGCCGCGCCGAAGAGGAGCGCCACCTCGCTCCCCCGCGGGATCACCGTCCCGTCGATCTCGATGTCGTCCAGTACCCAGCGTTCGAAGAGCTGGAGCGGGGTGTCGTAGCGCATCAGCTCCTCCACGGCGGAGGGGATCAGGGAGGGGTCCGCGCGCAGCGCCGACAACTGGCCGGGGTTGCGGAACAGCGCCCACCAGCCGTTCACCGTCGCGTTGACCGTCGCCTCGTGGCCCGCGTTGAGCAGGAGCACGCACGTCGAGATCATTTCCTGTTCCGTCAGGCGGTCGCCCTCGTCGTACGCGGCGATCAGGCCCGAGATCAGGTCCTCGCCTGGCTCCTTGCGACGGGTCGCGATCAGGTCGGTCAGGTACTGCGTGAACTCCTCCGACGCGCGTACCGCCTTCGCCGCCGTCTCCTCGGACGGGCTCAGCTCGTACATGCCGCAGATGTCCGCCGACCAGGGGCGCAGCGGGGCCCGGTCGCTCTCCGGGATGCCCAGCATCTCCGCGATCACCGCGACCGGCAGCGGCTCCGCCACGTCGGTGAGCAGGTCGCCGCCGCCCGACTTCACCAGGTCGGCGACCAGCTTCGCCGCCAGTTGCTCCACGTACGGCTTCAGGCCCTCCACCGTGCGCGGCGTGAACGCCTTCGACACCAGGCGGCGGATACGGGTGTGGTCCGGCGGCTCCAGGTCCAGCATGCCGTGGTCGTTGAGGGTGTGGAACGGCTCGTGCTCCGGCGGGGGTGCCGTGCGGCCGAAGTCCTCGTGGGTGAAGCGGTGCTGGTACGTCCGGCCCAGGCGGCGGTCGCGCAGCAGCGCCGAGACGTCCGCGTGGTGCGGGACCAGCCACTGGTTCGTGGGTTCGTAGTACACGACCCTGCCGCGGGCGCGAAGTTCCGCGTACGCGGGGTAGGGGTCCGCGACGAACGTCGGGTCCCACGGGTCGAAAGCCAGGTCGGAAGCAGCTGCCATGCACGGACGCTAGCCCGAGCCACCCTCATCTGACCAGGCATGTCTCACCGTACGGCAGGCCGCCGACAGGCGGAGTTCGTGTGGGCAGACTTCACTGCCGTGAACTATTGACCTGCCCGGTGATCCCGGGCTTACGGTGGCCGCCCCGAACAGGAGTACCCCACCCATGACCAGCTTGTACGTGCGGGAGATCACGCGCGAGGAGCATCTGGCCCACCTGCGGCGGTCTCCCGACGCGAGCCATCTCCAGATCCCCGAGTGGGGCGGCGTGAAGCCCGACTGGCTGCCGGAGAGCATCGGCTGGTTCGAGGGCGAGGCCACGAACCAGGAGGTGGGCGATGCGATGGTCGCGGCCGCGCTCGTCCTGTACCGGCCGCTGCCCGGCACGCGGCGCTACCTCGCGTACCTTCCCGACGGACCCGCGATCGACTGGCGGACCCCTCGGCTGGAGCGCTGGCTGGACCCGCTCGTCGCCCATCTGGAGCGGATCGGGGCGTTCTCGGTACGGATAGGGCCGCCCCTGGTCGTACGCCACTGGGACACGGCCACCGTGGCGGCGGGCCTCGCCGACCCCGGCGTACGGCATCTGCGCGAGCTGCCCACGGCCGGCATCGACGGCTACGCGCTCGACGCCGCGGAGCGGCTGCGACGGCTCGGATGGCGGCCGTGCGACGAGGACGACGGCAGCGGTTTCGGTCTCGGCCAGCCGCGCTACGGCTGCCACATCCCGCTGGCGGGCCGCTCGGAGGCCGACCTGCGCGCCGGCCTCGCCCCGCACTGGGAACAGGCCCTGCACACATCCGAGCTGGCGGACGTCCGGGTCTCCTGGGTGTCGGACGCCGACCTGCCCGAGTTCCACCGCCTGTACACCGCGACCGCCGCCCACGACGGCTTCAAGGCACGCCCGTTGGACTACTTCCGGCGCATGTGGCAGGCCCTGAACGCCGAGGACGACGACCGGCTCCGCCTCTACGTCGCCGAGTACGAGAGCGAGGTGCTCTCCGGTGCCCTCATGATCAACGTCGGTTCCCGGGCCTGGCACTCGTACCCCGCCTCCGGCCGTCGGGGGCGCCAACTCCGGCCCAGCAGCGCGCTGTTGTGGCGCATGCTGTGCGATGCGCGGGCGTCCGGCGTCGAGACGTACGACCTGCGCTCCATCACCCCGGCCCTCACCGAGGACCGCCTCCTCGGCCGGCTCCACTTCAAGACGGGAGCCGGCGGCCGGCCCGTGGAGTACCTCGGGGAGTGGGAACTACCGGTGGGCAGCCAGGGCAGGATGCTGCAACGGGCGTTGCGGGTCTACCTCGGCCGCAGATGACCCACACCGTCCCGCAACCCGCCATCGGCCAGCCCTCCGCCCCTCACCCCGGCGTCACCAGCCGCGCCTCGTAGGCGAACACCGCCGCCTGCGTACGGTCCCGCAGGCCCAGTTTCACCAGGATGCGGCTGACGTGCGTCTTGATCGTCGACTCGGCGACCACCAGCCGCCCCGCGATCTCGACGT contains these protein-coding regions:
- a CDS encoding DNRLRE domain-containing protein → MRSKSRSGRPSRWGGFARPGSSRRAIGILAAAALVAEAALTLSGSGTAVALPGSGTAKAGAATSASAAADRPAKARYGAAEAKDATSAQLTARLQNRKIEVLSERTTDSTTYALPDGSMRTEAYAGPIRVQEDGAWHDIDTSLADTGADLEPQVAAADIAVSDGGDTDLASVTKGGRSFGVGWTDKLPTPTVKDATASYDLGEGQTLTATALAQGFSENVTLGSRPSDRSVSYRIPLHLKGLTLAQAGSGHLLLKDSGGKLVAEAPAPMMWDSSKDPASGESAHQEQVTTKVETADDGTQTLVLTPDAHFLDTATYPVTVDPTTTLAVTTDTWVQTPDYTDSQVSSQELKSGTYDSGSDVARAYLKFDVSKFAGTDITSATMKLYNYYSSTCSTSGAATQARRITSSWSSSSVTWSAQPTTTTTGVATNTGHWGYSSSCPAAWSSWNMQPIVQAWADGSANYGVQLRSADETDPTTWRRFRSANYTTSGYAPQLVVTYNSYPTKPTSAAVSPSAVNAYSGKRYVTTYTPTLSAKVSDADGSTVKAQFEITNDPAYADTTYSYTATSSSVSSGGTATLTIPSASQLAAAHLRLRVRGYDGTDYGSWSSYVYFVPNVAKPAVPTVSCDAYPSGVWTDKSDSGATCTLDTSSSDGQGYAWGLDDSAVPNKVFDTADGNGGDPLTVHITPANGWHTLYARTIDSGGNVSTSTTSYAFGVGRAGLVTPVTGDTTDDDVTLSATQSGAFTGVTYQFRIGDSVGWQPIPVADVTKDGSAVSSWPVSFASSANPADLTWAATSQLSDDGPVQVRALFTDGTNTYGTDPATVTIDRKADNAPSSAVGPGSVNLLTGDFGLDATDVGAFGAAITRTFSSRDPLAGAGQSGQVAVFGPNWTSGITASTSDWTYVRPTSTTSVAVMDATGGQTGFTLSSSGAWTPEPGAENLTLTLAGDTYTLKDTGGSVTTFSKVAGTAPTWQAATSYAVSNSGANTTTVASRAVHLADGEVLAEPQYVIAPTSAVSATTCASAPSTADCRVLEFVYASGTTATSSALGDYAGQVSQIKLWATAPGGSAATATPVAQYAYDTSGRLREAWDPRLSTPLKTAYTYDSAGRVATETDPGELPWTFTYDKVGTNGDAGDGMLLTASRPTLKAGSASVTDGTATTSVVYDVPVSGTSAPNQLAPATTATWGQHDNPVYGAAVFPASATTPSSHDGSTLGSGAYTTAAISYLDANGREVNTAVPGGHLATTEYDSDGDVTRELTAGNRELALGSTTSRDPILAGAIAGAGSPAQAADLLSTVSQYTTGTGGATLLSDVYDPLHTVTLQHTLPGGTSDADLAAGTEVPARAHTAYAYDEGRPSGATVSGLLTSTTVGAAVTGYPADGDTTKDTSTYDWTTGLPLTGVTDPSGLALTTAYTYDSDGNLLTSTGADKNATTRTVTTYWSATGSGTCQGRPEWAGLTCRVAPGAAVTGGGSNPSELVTKAYTYDRLGEPDTLTETANGSTRTTTFSRDAAGRVTKKVISGGQGTGTPDTTYAYDPSTGLLATQTANSQTITHAYDSLGRQISYADGSGNTTTTAYDSLNRPVTVTDSVPSTTTYTYDSTTGYPAKVTDSAAGTFTATAYDADGDLTAETLPGGYTLTQTYDTIGSPTGRTYTDSAGTTVLDDQADYTILGMESGHAENNGASTSTAYTYDGAGRLTEAQDDTGATCTTRAYTFASATSWDRTKLTTDTSTADCADTTTTTTTTATHTYDSADRVTDTGYTYDAYGRTLTTPDATLTYYTDDLARSEATGTAKQTWALDAAHRQAVTANATSTDGGTTWTSGTTATNHYADDTDSPTWTADSSGTVTRSVPDVGGALGATTSATGAVTLQLADLHGDTAVTLATATTTATAYSYDEYGNTTAAIRYGWQGSSRRASDTPTGLTLMGLRLYNPTTGRFLQTDPVTGGSATSYDYCNGDPVNCQDLNGQCPSWKHPVKKSLCKAAVWATEYGIEAVGEVFCGAVATVAFALCSAMVTGLSSAVSYYVETRWDGGFSWGEAISNFVIAAFAGGVLGGATMRFLKTSTGKTFLRKARSFIARAAEKVENKVAAKVGLHLHLTGLVTRITNVIKSRLG
- a CDS encoding cytochrome P450, with amino-acid sequence MAAASDLAFDPWDPTFVADPYPAYAELRARGRVVYYEPTNQWLVPHHADVSALLRDRRLGRTYQHRFTHEDFGRTAPPPEHEPFHTLNDHGMLDLEPPDHTRIRRLVSKAFTPRTVEGLKPYVEQLAAKLVADLVKSGGGDLLTDVAEPLPVAVIAEMLGIPESDRAPLRPWSADICGMYELSPSEETAAKAVRASEEFTQYLTDLIATRRKEPGEDLISGLIAAYDEGDRLTEQEMISTCVLLLNAGHEATVNATVNGWWALFRNPGQLSALRADPSLIPSAVEELMRYDTPLQLFERWVLDDIEIDGTVIPRGSEVALLFGAANHDPAVFADPGRLDLTRTENPHISFSAGIHYCIGAPLARIELAASMGALLEGAPGLGLAAEPVRKPNFVIRGLEGLRVEV
- a CDS encoding lipid II:glycine glycyltransferase FemX, with the protein product MTSLYVREITREEHLAHLRRSPDASHLQIPEWGGVKPDWLPESIGWFEGEATNQEVGDAMVAAALVLYRPLPGTRRYLAYLPDGPAIDWRTPRLERWLDPLVAHLERIGAFSVRIGPPLVVRHWDTATVAAGLADPGVRHLRELPTAGIDGYALDAAERLRRLGWRPCDEDDGSGFGLGQPRYGCHIPLAGRSEADLRAGLAPHWEQALHTSELADVRVSWVSDADLPEFHRLYTATAAHDGFKARPLDYFRRMWQALNAEDDDRLRLYVAEYESEVLSGALMINVGSRAWHSYPASGRRGRQLRPSSALLWRMLCDARASGVETYDLRSITPALTEDRLLGRLHFKTGAGGRPVEYLGEWELPVGSQGRMLQRALRVYLGRR